A single region of the Gemmatimonas sp. UBA7669 genome encodes:
- a CDS encoding helix-turn-helix transcriptional regulator, whose product MRRHVLWYGLAAGLLIVLLRLVEYRWLVLTHSFEIYGALLAIIFAAVGIWVGLRLTTPKVVVEERIELREVPGTVTQAPAADFSRDDNQVAALGVTPRELEILGLLAEGLSNREIAERLFVSENTVKTHASRLFDKLEVRRRTQAVQRGQQLRLIP is encoded by the coding sequence ATGCGCCGTCACGTGCTCTGGTATGGTCTGGCCGCCGGCCTGCTCATCGTCCTCCTCCGATTGGTGGAGTACCGCTGGCTGGTACTCACCCACTCCTTTGAGATCTACGGCGCACTGCTGGCCATCATCTTTGCCGCCGTCGGCATTTGGGTGGGTCTGCGGCTCACCACCCCCAAGGTGGTGGTGGAAGAGCGCATCGAGCTGCGGGAGGTGCCGGGCACCGTCACGCAGGCACCGGCGGCGGACTTCAGTCGCGACGACAATCAGGTCGCGGCGCTCGGCGTAACCCCGCGCGAACTGGAAATTCTGGGGCTTCTGGCCGAAGGCCTCAGCAATCGCGAAATCGCGGAACGCCTGTTCGTCAGCGAGAATACGGTCAAGACACACGCGAGTCGCCTCTTCGACAAGCTGGAGGTACGACGTCGCACGCAAGCCGTGCAGCGTGGTCAGCAGCTGCGACTCATTCCCTGA
- a CDS encoding tRNA-binding protein encodes MSPAAEDGARQEITWDDFMRVELRVGRVLAAEPFPEARKPAYKLQVDFGPEIGIRKSSAQITVLYSPEDLVGRLVVAVVNFPRKQIGPFMSECLVTGFHNADGHVALCIPEQDVPLGSRLL; translated from the coding sequence ATGAGCCCTGCTGCCGAAGACGGCGCGCGTCAGGAAATCACCTGGGACGACTTCATGCGTGTGGAACTGCGCGTTGGACGCGTGCTGGCGGCTGAACCGTTTCCCGAAGCCCGCAAACCGGCGTACAAGCTCCAAGTGGATTTCGGGCCTGAGATCGGAATCCGCAAGTCGAGCGCACAGATCACGGTGCTGTACTCGCCCGAGGACCTGGTGGGCCGTCTGGTCGTGGCGGTGGTGAACTTTCCGCGCAAGCAGATCGGCCCCTTCATGTCCGAGTGCCTGGTGACGGGCTTTCACAACGCCGACGGTCATGTCGCGCTCTGTATCCCCGAGCAGGACGTGCCACTGGGCTCGCGGTTGCTGTAG
- a CDS encoding DUF5655 domain-containing protein: MADLDKALATQLVNIQQRAGKSLDELAQIIRGSGLTKHGELVAMLKTTLGMGHGDANTLVHTVKQAVAAPAPAAVGDEADVLSTLYVGPKAALRPIHEALLAILNELGEFEAAPKKTYVSYRRKKQFCMVGPATNTRVEVGLNMKGVDATDRLEALPAGQMCQYKVRISDVAQVDADLRGWLSLAFAAAG, from the coding sequence ATGGCAGATCTCGACAAGGCACTGGCCACCCAACTGGTCAACATCCAGCAGCGCGCGGGCAAGTCGCTCGACGAGTTGGCACAGATCATTCGGGGCAGCGGCCTCACTAAGCACGGCGAGCTCGTAGCCATGCTCAAGACGACGCTGGGCATGGGTCACGGTGACGCCAACACACTCGTGCACACGGTCAAGCAGGCGGTAGCCGCGCCGGCACCGGCAGCAGTTGGCGACGAGGCCGACGTGCTCAGCACGCTGTACGTCGGCCCCAAAGCGGCGCTGCGTCCAATTCATGAGGCCTTGCTTGCGATACTGAACGAGCTGGGCGAATTCGAGGCCGCGCCCAAGAAGACGTACGTCAGCTACCGCCGCAAGAAGCAGTTCTGCATGGTGGGTCCCGCCACCAACACGCGTGTCGAAGTAGGACTCAACATGAAGGGCGTCGATGCCACCGATCGACTGGAAGCGCTGCCGGCCGGCCAGATGTGTCAGTACAAGGTGCGCATCAGCGATGTGGCCCAGGTGGATGCGGATCTGCGAGGCTGGCTGTCGCTTGCGTTTGCCGCGGCGGGCTGA
- a CDS encoding RNA polymerase sigma factor — MTDARIDGSAADDIRAAREGDAGAFARLYEAHVQPLFAFCLGLTGNRQAATELVQDAFVRAWEALPGFRGESSFGTWLHRIAVNLMLTDARSFRRRALRVAIEADLGGDGTSSPLENVQAAPSDSALRLDIAQAVSRLPAGARAVFVLHDIAGYPHADIATQLGIAEGTCKAHLFRARRLLRGMLDR; from the coding sequence GTGACCGACGCCCGCATCGACGGCTCCGCCGCCGATGATATCCGCGCCGCCCGAGAGGGCGATGCGGGCGCATTCGCACGATTGTATGAGGCACACGTGCAGCCACTCTTCGCGTTCTGCCTCGGCCTCACCGGCAATCGCCAGGCCGCCACGGAGCTCGTGCAGGACGCGTTTGTGCGCGCGTGGGAAGCGCTGCCCGGCTTTCGCGGTGAGAGCAGTTTCGGCACCTGGTTGCATCGTATTGCCGTCAACCTCATGCTCACCGATGCGCGCTCATTCCGGCGACGGGCGCTGCGCGTGGCCATCGAGGCCGATCTTGGCGGCGACGGCACGTCGTCCCCTCTCGAGAACGTGCAGGCGGCGCCGTCCGACTCCGCCCTGCGTCTCGACATCGCGCAGGCCGTGTCCCGGCTGCCAGCCGGCGCGCGTGCGGTGTTCGTGCTGCACGACATCGCAGGCTATCCGCACGCCGACATCGCCACACAGCTCGGCATTGCCGAGGGTACCTGCAAGGCCCATCTCTTTCGTGCGCGGCGCCTGCTGCGCGGGATGCTCGATCGATGA
- a CDS encoding DUF4097 family beta strand repeat-containing protein, with the protein MMPRTVLSLLTLLPMLGAASILTRARGEQPVSRGFATTSDVTMRLYVPSGRLTVETWDRDSVHLEGQLGANASLFGGGARTHIKLGIEARSNADSTLPQASVQVRVPRRARVWIKMIDGSMQVSGTREELEAYTVRGSIVVRDVAGNTSVESIDAPVTVSDATGNLRVRGSRGAVSLRRIRATTSVSTVSGDVSVLGSAAEGRVETIGGRIGVDGVAPGGTLELQSHNGVLDVRVPRSRMPLLDLSSRSGTVSGKALRGSATHGHIIARSFKGNVTARVSDDTR; encoded by the coding sequence ATGATGCCGCGCACTGTGCTCAGTCTGCTGACGCTGCTGCCCATGCTTGGCGCCGCGAGCATCCTGACGCGTGCTCGCGGCGAGCAACCGGTGTCACGTGGCTTTGCCACCACCTCCGACGTGACCATGCGACTGTACGTCCCGTCAGGCCGCCTCACTGTCGAAACCTGGGATCGGGACTCGGTGCACCTCGAGGGTCAACTCGGCGCCAACGCCTCGCTGTTTGGCGGCGGCGCCCGCACGCACATCAAACTGGGCATCGAAGCGCGCTCCAACGCGGACTCCACCTTGCCACAGGCCAGCGTGCAGGTTCGCGTTCCACGGCGGGCGCGTGTCTGGATCAAGATGATTGACGGCAGCATGCAGGTGTCGGGCACGCGTGAGGAACTCGAGGCCTACACCGTGCGCGGCTCCATTGTCGTGCGTGACGTGGCAGGCAACACCTCGGTGGAGTCCATCGACGCGCCGGTGACCGTTTCAGACGCGACGGGCAACCTCCGTGTGCGTGGTAGCCGCGGCGCCGTTTCGCTGCGTCGCATCCGCGCCACCACGTCCGTGTCCACCGTGAGCGGCGACGTAAGCGTGCTGGGTTCGGCTGCAGAAGGGCGAGTGGAAACCATTGGGGGCCGCATCGGAGTGGACGGTGTGGCCCCGGGCGGCACACTCGAACTGCAGTCGCACAATGGCGTCCTCGATGTTCGAGTGCCCAGATCGCGCATGCCGCTGCTCGATCTCAGTTCGCGCAGTGGCACCGTGAGTGGCAAGGCACTGCGCGGTTCTGCCACGCATGGCCACATCATTGCACGTTCATTCAAGGGCAATGTCACGGCACGCGTGAGCGATGACACACGATAG
- a CDS encoding YceI family protein: MIRVAHFATVLLLPLIFIAESAVDREELPATRLVPRFKGNAVVDTAASVVRWRGTKFGGRGAHAGTVRLRNGTLDYDTRRAELRGGVFELDMRSIAVTDMPLGESEARRKLTTHLLAADFFDVQRHPTARFDVQRVTTRGGNLARLEGQLTLRGVTRPFAFDATVWSFEPTRLHATARATLDRMQWGVAFRGSRITNDLVDDVIHLEFDILARVGSARASL, encoded by the coding sequence ATGATTCGCGTCGCGCATTTCGCCACTGTCTTGCTGTTGCCTCTGATATTCATCGCGGAATCCGCCGTCGACCGGGAAGAGTTGCCCGCGACGCGGCTGGTTCCACGCTTCAAGGGCAATGCGGTGGTGGACACGGCCGCCTCGGTGGTTCGCTGGCGCGGCACCAAGTTTGGTGGACGTGGCGCGCATGCGGGCACCGTGCGCCTGCGCAATGGCACGCTCGACTATGACACACGCCGAGCCGAGCTGCGCGGTGGCGTGTTCGAACTGGACATGCGCAGCATTGCGGTCACCGACATGCCGCTTGGTGAATCCGAAGCACGGCGAAAACTCACTACGCACCTGTTGGCGGCCGATTTCTTCGACGTACAGCGCCACCCCACGGCACGTTTCGACGTGCAGCGGGTCACGACGCGCGGCGGCAACCTGGCAAGGCTGGAGGGACAGCTCACCCTGCGCGGTGTGACGCGTCCGTTTGCCTTCGATGCAACCGTGTGGTCGTTCGAACCCACAAGACTGCACGCCACCGCGCGCGCCACCCTGGACCGGATGCAGTGGGGCGTGGCCTTTCGCGGCTCGCGCATCACGAATGATCTCGTGGACGACGTCATTCATCTCGAGTTCGACATCCTGGCGCGCGTCGGCAGCGCGCGGGCTTCACTGTGA
- a CDS encoding MoaD/ThiS family protein — translation MTDGANGVGTDAVRQQVRVVLPSPLRALSGAAAEVTLEVPAPATIAAVLDVVEARWPMLRGTIRDHEGGARRAFVRFYANGADWSHHAMETPLPEVVQRGEVPLLVVGAMAGG, via the coding sequence TTGACTGATGGCGCGAACGGCGTGGGGACTGACGCGGTGCGACAGCAGGTGCGGGTGGTGTTGCCGTCGCCGCTGCGTGCGCTGTCCGGCGCCGCGGCCGAGGTGACGCTGGAAGTGCCGGCTCCCGCAACCATCGCGGCGGTGCTCGACGTGGTGGAGGCGCGCTGGCCCATGCTGCGCGGCACCATTCGAGATCACGAGGGCGGTGCGCGCCGTGCCTTTGTGCGCTTCTACGCCAACGGGGCGGACTGGTCGCATCACGCCATGGAGACCCCGCTGCCCGAGGTGGTGCAGCGGGGTGAGGTGCCGCTGTTGGTGGTAGGCGCCATGGCTGGCGGCTGA
- a CDS encoding WD40/YVTN/BNR-like repeat-containing protein, producing MSQVRVLVGTRKGAFVLTSDEGRSRWTVDGPHFPGWEVYHVKGSPVDPDRIWASQSSGWFGQVMQRSDDGGRTWTAVDNHFAYDGVPGTHQWYDGTPHPWEFKRVWHLEPSLTDRDTVYAGVEDAALFRSTDAGASWQELSGLRGHGSGPHWQPGAGGLCLHTILLDPSDANRLYVAISAAGAFRSRDGGETWEPINKGLRSGEIPQGDAEVGHCVHRLAMHPSNPKRLYMQKHWDVMRSDDGGDSWYEVSGNLPTDFGFPIDVHAHEPDTIYVVPITSDAHHFPPDGKLRVWRSRSGGNTWEELSRGLPEQHSYVNVLRDAMAVDRLPSCGVYFGTTGGQVYVSPDGGDHWQAIVHDLPPVLSVEVQTLD from the coding sequence ATGAGTCAGGTGCGCGTACTGGTCGGCACTCGCAAGGGTGCATTCGTGCTGACCAGCGATGAAGGCCGCAGCCGCTGGACCGTAGACGGCCCCCATTTTCCGGGATGGGAGGTGTATCACGTGAAGGGTTCGCCTGTCGATCCCGATCGCATCTGGGCATCGCAATCCAGCGGCTGGTTCGGTCAGGTCATGCAGCGCAGTGATGACGGTGGCCGCACATGGACGGCGGTGGACAACCACTTTGCGTATGACGGCGTGCCCGGCACGCACCAGTGGTACGACGGCACGCCACATCCCTGGGAGTTCAAGCGCGTGTGGCATCTCGAGCCCTCGCTCACGGATCGCGATACCGTGTATGCCGGTGTGGAAGACGCGGCGCTGTTTCGCAGCACCGATGCCGGTGCGAGTTGGCAGGAGTTGTCGGGACTCCGCGGTCACGGTTCCGGTCCGCACTGGCAGCCAGGGGCCGGTGGACTCTGCCTGCACACGATATTGCTCGATCCCAGCGACGCCAATCGCCTGTATGTGGCCATCTCTGCAGCTGGCGCGTTTCGCTCACGTGACGGCGGGGAAACCTGGGAGCCCATCAACAAGGGACTGCGCTCCGGTGAAATCCCGCAGGGTGACGCAGAAGTTGGACACTGCGTGCATCGTCTGGCCATGCATCCCTCCAATCCGAAGCGGCTGTACATGCAAAAGCATTGGGACGTCATGCGCAGCGACGATGGCGGAGATTCCTGGTACGAAGTCAGTGGCAATCTGCCCACCGATTTCGGCTTTCCCATCGATGTACACGCGCACGAACCGGACACGATTTACGTCGTGCCCATCACCAGCGACGCGCATCACTTCCCGCCCGACGGCAAACTGCGCGTGTGGCGTAGTCGCAGTGGGGGCAACACCTGGGAAGAGTTGTCGCGGGGACTGCCGGAGCAGCACAGCTACGTGAACGTGCTGCGCGACGCGATGGCGGTAGACCGACTACCCTCGTGCGGAGTGTACTTCGGAACGACCGGCGGGCAGGTGTATGTCTCGCCCGATGGTGGCGATCACTGGCAGGCCATCGTGCACGACTTGCCGCCGGTGCTGAGTGTGGAGGTGCAGACACTTGACTGA
- the moeB gene encoding molybdopterin-synthase adenylyltransferase MoeB, whose translation MLSNEERARYQRQLSLPEVGEAGQQRLQQASVLLVGVGGLGSPAALYLAAAGVGRLGLVDHDRVDVSNLHRQVLHGTADIARPKVESARDRLQQLNPLVRLELYDTWLTRDNALGLVGDYDVIVDGADTFATRYLVNDACVLAGRPNVHASIFRFDGQASVFCTPHGPCYRCLYPSPPPADLVPSCAVGGVLGVLPGLLGLVQATETLKLLLGIGEPLVGRLFMLDALHMQPQVVPVSRDPECPACGTRTLTALADYDAFCGTPTPGLPNDDVAELTPAELQRWLREGRPVQLLDVREPFETAQGMIPGAQAWPLTTVLDAVPLLDTTRPIVCICAGGVRSRKAAATLVSAGCERVYSLAGGMSAWSLYNNASVPT comes from the coding sequence ATGCTGAGCAACGAGGAACGCGCCCGTTATCAGCGCCAGCTGAGTCTGCCAGAGGTCGGCGAGGCCGGCCAGCAGCGACTGCAACAGGCCAGCGTGCTACTGGTTGGTGTGGGCGGACTCGGATCACCCGCCGCGCTGTACCTGGCGGCGGCCGGTGTGGGCCGTCTCGGTCTGGTGGACCACGACCGCGTGGATGTCAGCAACCTGCATCGCCAGGTGTTGCACGGCACGGCAGACATTGCACGACCCAAGGTGGAAAGCGCGCGCGATCGACTGCAGCAACTCAACCCCCTGGTGCGGCTCGAGCTGTACGACACTTGGCTCACACGCGACAACGCGCTGGGTCTGGTGGGAGACTACGATGTGATCGTGGATGGCGCCGACACCTTCGCCACCCGCTATCTCGTCAACGACGCCTGTGTGCTCGCGGGTCGACCCAACGTGCACGCGTCCATCTTTCGCTTTGATGGTCAGGCGTCGGTGTTCTGTACGCCACACGGGCCCTGCTATCGCTGCCTGTACCCGTCGCCCCCTCCAGCCGATCTCGTCCCCAGTTGTGCTGTCGGTGGTGTGCTCGGCGTATTGCCCGGTCTGTTGGGACTCGTGCAGGCCACGGAAACACTCAAGCTCCTGCTTGGCATCGGTGAGCCACTCGTGGGGCGTCTGTTCATGTTGGACGCCCTGCACATGCAGCCGCAGGTTGTTCCGGTATCGCGCGATCCCGAGTGTCCGGCCTGTGGCACGCGTACGCTCACCGCACTCGCAGACTACGACGCGTTCTGTGGCACACCGACGCCTGGATTGCCAAACGACGACGTGGCCGAACTCACGCCTGCCGAACTGCAGCGCTGGCTGCGTGAAGGCCGCCCCGTTCAGTTGCTCGATGTACGCGAGCCGTTCGAGACGGCACAGGGCATGATTCCAGGTGCGCAGGCCTGGCCTCTGACCACCGTGCTCGACGCCGTGCCGCTTCTCGACACGACGCGGCCCATCGTGTGCATCTGTGCCGGCGGTGTTCGCAGTCGGAAGGCGGCTGCCACGCTTGTCAGCGCTGGCTGCGAGCGCGTGTATTCGCTCGCAGGCGGCATGAGCGCGTGGAGCCTCTACAACAACGCAAGCGTACCCACGTAG